Part of the Melitaea cinxia chromosome 14, ilMelCinx1.1, whole genome shotgun sequence genome is shown below.
tttaagattaaaaaaggtttaaaagaagtatacaagtaataatgtgattaaaaaatacttacgtatgaaaggtaacgccatgttttagtaaatttgacatggcagatctttttttgaagcaaaaaacagaacaatttagcattttttgaaggacgttgattcaatcgcgcaactagatttagtctagtgatcagtgcggctgcaactagttttattgtttgcatatggccatttggccttataccttgacagaggggaacgcctgtacatggctactcccctccgtgttgctctttgtacTCTGTCTATATaagtgtatatttgtataatctATGCTTATGTCCTTTGACCTTTGTTTAAGTCGTAGACCCTAGTGGACGTTTCTGTCATACTCGCGAATGTTTATTTGAATACAGTGTAAGCAATGGCAACAAATCAGAAACAATATTAAGGTTTTATGTGATTCGAAATCTGTCTATACAATCCAACAGAAATGGATAAACTCACTGTTATATCCGGAACTTTGTTCATGGCTGCAGATGTTTTTGCAATTGTCAGTCTTGCAATGCCAGACTGGATAATTACAGATGTAGGAGGTAAATTTACTttgatataatatgtttattagttagtttataactttgtgCAAAGTAATAATGTTGTATATAAAGGAATTATCATTTTGTCtttcaattagtttttataaaatgaagtatTATGAATCTCTAAAATAGTAAACAATTTGGTGGTTTACTACATACAGTAttgttaaaataactttatgttTATGAATTTCATGAACACAGCAGGTTTAGGTAAAATAgatacttaacttttttttagttcacACTTGTCATCTTTTCTGCAGGTGATACTCGCCTTGGCTTAATGTGGTCTTGTATTACATTGTACAACCGGCCTCAAGTTTGCTTCACCCCAGATTTACAGCCAGAATGGTTACTAGCTCTGATTTGTATATTCATAGGATGCATCTGCATCACAACTACTGTTATTTTATTAGCGTCAAGTCATTTTGATCGCAATGTAATACCCTATGCACGTTGGGTAGGATTTGCAGCAAGTAAGTATTGTAAACTTTACACCATCTGGTTCTCTTAGAAGATTAATCAAGTGTTGCCAAGGACAAAAACAttccttttattaaaaatactttttgtatcCCCAATTTTAGATATTTTCTTAACTCTTTTCTAAATTGACCTGACGGTCGCGTTCCACTAAGCGTCCGCAACGCCCGGAATGCCCATTTTATCATTCCACCTAAGGCCTGTGGTCGTCATGAGCCATCGCTCCATGTCATAGTTGACGTCACTGTTccgaactatatatatatatatatatacatagtataGTTGGGTCAAAGTTGGCTTTCATCGAACATGgcgggaatttaaaaaaaaaaaacaactgtcaatgccaaattgtgaatgttatctctcattccagggaatccatgttgaattaagttttactccagtCCTCGTGCAATATTCACTTAAGTTGCCATATTGCGATCACACCGCTGACACCTGACAGTgcccaaatatgcgttccaTCTACCAAAATTCATCTACAAGTACAACACCCGCGGCGTTGTTTACCTTGTGGAAGGGCAATTTCAGCTGTCGTGATCGATGGTGTTGTTGGCCTTAGGTGGAATGCGGCcgatacaaattataatttttttaatagtataatgCAGTCATATTACTAAGATTTTAGTAAACACTTTTATTCTGAATTATAAATCCATTTTAAATGATActtgaagaaaattttaatctCACAATCATGtgcaatttgaaaattaataatttcagtGGTTGTATTCTGCCTTGCTGCTGTCATATTCCCTATGGGCTTCCATGTAGATGAAATTGGTGGTCAACCTTACCAGCTACCCAACAGTCATCAAGTTGGAATATCATacatattgtttgttttgtcATTATGGATTACTGTGATATCTGAATTATTTGCCGGCAAAGTCTGTTTGcctcatttttaaaaatatttgtatgaaatattatgacataaaaagtaatttgttaTAGTTATTTAAGGGCTTAGGCCACTATATAGCGGTCGAATAAATaggcttttaattatttttttttggataatgGCAAAATAAATCAAGATTACAAAAATGGTTGTTGGTGTAGGCATTATCCCACATAGTTTTCTTTGTACCTGCTGATGCAAAGAGTTAGAAGAATTTATAAGtctagatacatacatacataataaacagATAGCTTGTCTATAATGCTTTCCAGTCAATGTGCGCCTTCCATTGAAATTTTTTGCTCTTTTTCAATAGTACATTCAGGTCCCTATTCACTTTTGcatttaatctatacatatatttttttactactgTACAGTCATCTCACATTTTAGAATTTGTAATGGCTTTCAAAGTCATACAGTCATATTCACCAGTAAAATGAGTATATTTGACCTGATACAAAGCTTTAGATCGCCGAAATATCTTAACAACAGCACCAACTACCATTTTTGCTGTAAATCCGACGTGATGTCTTCAGTATCTTTTGTTATTGACTTACAAGTATTGACTTACACGCCTTAAACTATTTTGATTTCACTATATAATCAACAATTTTTCCACAGTATTATTGCCAATTGGAGCCACTTACCCATACAAAAACAAATCCACGTTTTTGCGGCctcatacttatttttttttttcattgccaTTGCCATTGCCATTGAAAAAAGGGAAAAACTACTTTTCGTTAATTTTAGAGTGGCTTAATCCCTTATTTcgtttgaaatatattatttgtaaaacgaTGCGAATGTATCTTTATAAGTTAatgttatatttgaaatatatatatatagtttgtaAATATAGTAGTTAAGAAGATGCGCAAATTAAGAAtctcaaaatattataatggtacgtaaattattaatataatgtgaAATAGATGTTTAAGCAATAATGACTTTGGTATCAATCCTATCCATCTTCCCAATCGTTTAAGAGACGTGAGAGTGAGAATATAAACAAACATTGCTCTTTAAACAAAGTAGTTAAATTTTTGCAACAGAAAATTTCGTctaattgtaaaacaaaaacagttaaacaaaaaaagtttttacctTGTTTACTATATATTCCGATACGAGCAAATATTCCGAGTCAAGAAATATGGCAAAATCATTACTGGCAAAAATTAAGTCGATTACATTCATTTGCTCTCTGCTTATTTGGTTTgaaattttaagcaaaataaatGTAGTTAGCAAGGCTCTTCAAAAGTCAGACGCTGTATTGTCAGAAGCGGTGAAAATGATTgacaatacaaaaatatgtttgtcTGAATTCCGTAATGAGTCCGCTTTTGAGGAGCTTCTTAACAGCGCGAAAACTGTAGCGGAAGAATTCGAGGCAATAACAGAATTTCCCACACCTGCACGCCCTTGCGCTCgtaaaaggttttttaattatgaGGTGGAGGATGAACCGATAACAGACGcgattatacattttaaagtaaatttttactattatttattagacaCCGCAATTACTAAGTTCGACAAACGGTTCGAACTTTTGAatcaaaattatgtaaatttttcatttcttcAAAAATTGAAACACCGGAAGAATTTGGACTCGGATACAAAAAAAGCAcattgttctaatttacaaaataaattttgcaaTGCTGGCTCTTCAGATGTGGAAAAGTTCGAGCTCTTTAATGAAATCGAATTATTACCGATGTTTATTGATGATTCCACTATGccgtttgatattttaaattacttgtttacgaataaattaattacagtaTTACCAAATCTGTCCACATCACTAAGGATTTACCTGACACTTCCAGTCACTGTAGCACACAGCGAAAGATCATtttctaaactaaaataattaaaaattatcttagaTCAACATTGTCGCAAAGTACATTGACAAATTTATCGTTAATAAGTAttgaacactttttttttttttgccatttGCCAAGCCATTGccaagaatttagccaccccctctcttcccgtgggtgtcgtaagaggcgactaagggataacaaggttccattaccaccttggaacttaagaagccgaccgatggcgggataaccatccaactgctggctttgaaatacacaggccgaagacgggcagcagcgtcttcggtgcgacaaggccagtactgcggtcaccaacccgcctgcccagcgtggtgactatgggcaaaacacacgagttcacgttatttttggcgtaaacttgtggaggcctatgtccagcagtggactgtataggctgtaatgatgaagtattgaacatgaaaatgaaattgaagtcgaAAGAAgaagaatgaaaatgaaatgaaaatgaaattgaatGAAAGTGACATTGTTAAAGATTTCGCTAATGCAAAAGCACgaaaagtaactttttttaaatacatttgggtgtgtgtgtatgtgtgtatgtatgtatatttgtgtgcGCGAGCGTCctgtaatatataagtaaatatttttacaagaaCTGCAAAGTTgtgattttttattgttgtaaacTCCCTCCTTCCTAAAAAAAACACTCTTTGCTTCCCGacatcatttaaaatttcactCTTTGCACCCGAATTTCCGTTTGAAAATATAACTAAGTATTCCATTTTGACCCCGCGCCTACTAGAGGGCGCTAGGGTTTGCACACGGGCGCCACAAGGGCTAGAGCCGCCTCTGGGTAAATGTAAGGATTTATGAAAATGAGACATTTCTTTCCAGCTTTTACTATTAGAATTTAGTACATGCTAGGTTTTACCACTGACACCTAGTAAaagttggtttattatttatttcagtcaaaaatttaaattattttcatttggaatttatatcttttttaggTACtagtcattttaaattattccctaaatagtaaaaattgaaACAAGTAAAATATCTTCTCACAAACATAACCGaatcagtattttttattatttggtttattattggcATTTATGAAGAGGTAGTAAAATATActaattacaaacaaattagTTTGTAGCTTAACaaataaactgaaataaaaaacaaaaaaagaattattattaactaatagctaggttaaaaaaaacattttacttgTTACAGCACGGAGTGCTATTGTGGCAGTTAGAATTACAAAGTAATCCTGATGACTTGCAAGTGTATTTCTTCGACGAGCATTTTTTTAAGACAGTTACATTTTTTGAATCCTTGTCCTCCAGTCAACGACAATTTCCCAACAACTTCTTAAAGACtcacttcttcttctttatctTTAACAACttcttctatttttataaaatcttcagAGCACGAGGTAAACTGATTCCGTGTGTAAAGCTGCTATAATATTCCAATTTTGGTACCCAATTGGTAAAACTCACTTTCTTTACATCTATCACAACTACAATAACGCTTTTAGGGTCAGTTTTAGCTCTGTTAATGTCTGGTATTTTCAGTCTTAGGGTAATAGAGGGTAACGGGGGTCACTTAAGCgagaattcaaataaaattttaattaaaaaataaatttttattgcaaCCGCccttaaacataatttatttattgacctATCATTAGAGATCAATTTCAGTCACTTTGGCAATCAACTTtggaaattataaaagtaaaaaaaagatttgacTCCCATTACACCGACATTGGGGTTATGGTGATCACCCTGGGAATCGGAGTCAAAGCAAGTATAGCACATATCGCAGACATAACCTTCAGCTGAGTTCCATCCAGTGCACTCCGCGTGAGcccatagttttaaaaattcggACCGAGTTACACGTTGACTATTATCGAAGTACAGGTCGCGGTTTGGCACAGGATGACCCGCTATCCCCCTTCCTTTTTAACATTGTTACGTTAAGTATctgcaaaaatatcaaaaatgtttttatttcgcaaTATGCCGATGACTTTGTAATGTACACAGTTTGTAATAACATTGATGAAGGAAAAAATGATTTACAAATAGCCTTAAACAACTTTGAAAAGTTAATTGCCAATATCGGTTTGGAAATTTCacttataaaaagtaaagtttgtatttttaaaagggGTTTTATTAGAAATGTCAATTGTGATTTAGTAGTGGGTGATTCCGCGTTACAAATTGGTTATCGAGTGAAATACTTAGGGGTACGGGTTGACAGATCATTGCGCTGGGTTAAAcacattaatgaaataaaagataaatgcttaaaatttattatcatttttaaggTTTTGGCCGGAATGAGCTGGGGTGTTCATCCTATAATTTTGAGacgtatttatatttctatgatTCGCAGTAAGCTTGATTACGCTAGCATGTTATATGGAGATAGTTGTACAACACACCACGCAAAGTTAGATAAGATTCAGAATCACTGTATGCGCATCAACGGTGGATTCATAAAAAGTACAACGATACATGTCGGAACTACATCTACAACCGGTACACATTCATACGTACTTTCTTGCGGGTAAATACTGGGTAAAATGTAAATCTTTTTCTGATCTATATTACTCGAGGTATTAAAAACGTTTCGATCGCACATTTATTGGAGACGACGTAACCACCCCTTACTGCTTTTGGTTCATGATTATCTTTTATTCAAGACATTCCTATTCACTCGAGTGATATACTGGAGATATTCTCTTTGTGTCCATGGGTTAGCTATGTGGATCTTTCTTCGACATTGTATCTTGACATTAATTGCATAAATAAAGCCAAACATCAATATAACACTTTGAAGTTGAGACAACTTTATGAAaatcatgtaaataaatattatggtgGCTTTTATCAGGTGTATACGGATGGTTCAAAAGATAAAGACATGAATAGCGGTGTTGCATTGTTTGATCCACAAACAAATGGCTATGTTCAACTAAGTATTAGTCAGAATGTGTCTATCATGTCTGCCGAGCTTGTAGCTATTGCAGAGGCTATCGCTTACATTAAATCATTACGGTCAGGTAAATACGTAATTATGAGAGATTTTAAAAGTGCTCTTTATCATTTAGCTCGGTGCACCTCGACTTTTCGATGTAGCCTAGTAGCATATGATATAATAAAGGACCTTTATAAACTAAGTAACagtgataaaattataaaaattcaatggATGCCATCTCAGATTGGCATATTTGGAAATGAGGAAGCTGATAGACTTGCAAAGAGTGCAATAAACGACGGCGAACCTTTTACTTTGCTACCTCTGTATTCTGATTGTTTGCACATTGTTAAAAGCAAATGTTCAGACATGTGGAATGTATACTTTGATGAGAGATCTTTGACTAAGGGTATCTGGTATAAGACCAGAAGACCATTCAACCTTACATAGCTAAGTCCACATTATCCACATTATCCAGATCAGACATTGTAATCGCCCTACGTCTTCGATCCGGACACATCTCTCTAAACGGATTTTTGTATCTAATTGGTATAATAAATTCGCCAAATTGCACCgaatgtaatttaaaagaaGACGTATATCACGTTATGGTAGAATGTGTTCGGAACGAAGTTGAAAGATCAGTTTTGCAAGTGGATTTGTATGAGTTTGGCAAGTGTAACTGTATTCTGGCTTACCCGCTATCTGAGGAAGCCAGAATGTTGTATAAAATTGTGAAAGTAGCTCTTAAGCGTAGAAAGTATTAAATAGTTTGTAAGACCTATGAGGGTGGCATCGTCAGACTGACGAAACCctccataaataaaaaagattaaaaaaaaaacacttcagaATATATGCAGCAAGCGTCATTATTGTcttttaaatgattaattaattttctctacaaaaaaaaaaaatgtaagaaaaaataaactactCTAAAATACCCAGTTGCGAACGCAGAGTTTGAACTATACAATTCGAAACACGCGGTTTCTCAATAACCAACACGGCGCGCGGAGCTGAACCCCCATCAGCTGCCGGAATGTCTCGATTAGCTTTTATAATCTTGGTCGCTTCTATGGCTGAGCGTAAGACTTTTTTGTCGTActcatttgaaaaatttattcacatctaggAATTGTCTAAAACCGCAAAATTTGTTTGACGATTTGCAggtattattgaaattataaataaataaatatcttataacatacacacacggtcgtctgttcttatggtaagcaacttaatgcttgtgttacaggtaacagccgacttttataactatattttttttataaatatacatagaaataattcatatataaatatataaatacaaatactaca
Proteins encoded:
- the LOC123659662 gene encoding uncharacterized protein C16orf52 homolog A; the protein is MDKLTVISGTLFMAADVFAIVSLAMPDWIITDVGGDTRLGLMWSCITLYNRPQVCFTPDLQPEWLLALICIFIGCICITTTVILLASSHFDRNVIPYARWVGFAAMVVFCLAAVIFPMGFHVDEIGGQPYQLPNSHQVGISYILFVLSLWITVISELFAGKVCLPHF